Proteins encoded together in one Alteribacter keqinensis window:
- a CDS encoding stage VI sporulation protein F, with amino-acid sequence MDEKKNIFGEIEKKTNVNQQDLLKLAQSASKTDLKSEQNVRQLIQQVALVAGVSVNKKKEDELVKAILANNVPMDFGTLSKMFQKNNGK; translated from the coding sequence TTGGACGAAAAGAAAAATATCTTTGGTGAGATTGAGAAAAAGACAAATGTGAACCAGCAGGATTTGTTAAAACTTGCCCAGTCTGCAAGTAAAACAGATTTGAAAAGTGAACAGAACGTCCGACAGCTGATTCAGCAGGTTGCCCTTGTAGCAGGGGTTTCTGTTAATAAAAAGAAAGAAGACGAGTTGGTTAAAGCAATTTTAGCCAATAACGTCCCAATGGACTTTGGGACACTTTCAAAAATGTTTCAGAAAAACAACGGTAAATAG
- the fni gene encoding type 2 isopentenyl-diphosphate Delta-isomerase, translating into MSRAKRKADHLRGALQSGQAGESGFDDITFVHQSLPDVNTSSIQLETEIGELTISSPIFINAMTGGGGKATEVINSSLAEAARELNIPIAVGSQMSALKDPEERRTYETVRKNNPDGIVIGNVGSEASVDQAQSCVDMLEADALQIHLNVIQELVMPEGDRNFEGALSRIETICKEVSVPVIVKEVGFGTSMESARKLSDAGVSVIDAGGFGGTNFSMIENQRRKKDMSFFNEWGIKTAASIAEVKYACPEIPVLSSGGIRTAMDIAKSLALGASACGMAGRILKWVKDGGTQEVLDQVILLQEELRWIMTALGINNVHSFQKVPFVISGETHHWLKERGIDTKHFSIR; encoded by the coding sequence ATGAGCAGAGCGAAAAGAAAAGCAGATCATCTCAGAGGTGCACTGCAATCCGGACAGGCGGGAGAATCGGGCTTTGACGATATAACTTTTGTACACCAAAGCCTCCCGGATGTAAACACGTCCTCCATCCAACTTGAAACAGAAATCGGCGAACTGACTATCAGTTCGCCGATTTTTATCAATGCGATGACTGGTGGAGGCGGAAAAGCCACAGAAGTAATTAATTCTTCCCTTGCTGAAGCAGCAAGGGAACTTAACATTCCAATTGCGGTCGGCTCTCAAATGTCTGCTTTAAAAGACCCGGAGGAGCGCCGTACATATGAAACAGTCAGAAAAAACAATCCGGACGGTATTGTTATTGGAAATGTCGGCAGTGAAGCTTCAGTGGACCAAGCTCAGTCGTGTGTGGATATGCTTGAGGCAGATGCATTACAAATTCACCTGAATGTCATTCAGGAACTGGTCATGCCGGAGGGGGACAGAAATTTTGAAGGCGCACTCTCCCGTATAGAAACAATCTGTAAAGAAGTATCCGTTCCCGTTATTGTAAAAGAAGTGGGTTTTGGTACAAGCATGGAATCAGCAAGAAAGTTATCCGACGCAGGGGTATCGGTCATTGACGCAGGTGGTTTTGGCGGTACGAACTTTTCAATGATTGAGAACCAGCGAAGGAAAAAGGATATGTCATTTTTCAATGAGTGGGGTATTAAAACAGCGGCCTCTATAGCTGAAGTAAAATATGCATGCCCTGAAATCCCGGTGCTTTCATCAGGAGGCATTCGGACAGCTATGGATATAGCAAAATCCCTTGCCCTTGGAGCGAGTGCATGTGGAATGGCCGGGCGCATCCTTAAGTGGGTAAAAGACGGAGGGACGCAGGAGGTGTTAGATCAGGTAATCCTTCTCCAGGAAGAACTAAGATGGATTATGACTGCTCTTGGAATCAATAACGTACATTCGTTTCAAAAAGTACCTTTTGTCATTTCGGGAGAGACCCACCACTGGCTTAAAGAACGGGGGATTGACACGAAACATTTCAGCATCCGTTGA
- a CDS encoding lysophospholipid acyltransferase family protein — protein MNKSVYRLGKFICRTFFRLFFRVRVVGRENLPSNGGILLCSNHIHYLDPPFLGAFLKRDTRYMAKSELFSKPILKGLLPKLGAFPIRRGMSDRQALRKGLSLLKEGEMIGVFPEGTRSKTGKLGKGLAGVGFFALRSDAYVVPSAITGSYKPFSRLTIIYGEPVDMQTLRENKASAEEATEAIMKSIGDLLIKHESKKG, from the coding sequence GTGAATAAGTCAGTATACCGCCTGGGCAAGTTTATATGCAGAACGTTTTTCAGACTTTTCTTCAGGGTCAGAGTAGTAGGGCGGGAAAACCTCCCTTCAAATGGCGGAATCCTGTTGTGCAGCAATCATATTCATTATCTTGATCCTCCTTTTTTAGGCGCTTTTTTGAAACGGGACACCCGGTATATGGCTAAATCAGAATTATTTTCCAAACCCATTCTAAAAGGTCTGCTGCCGAAGCTCGGGGCTTTTCCTATCCGCAGGGGAATGAGTGACAGGCAGGCTCTGCGAAAAGGGCTTTCACTCCTTAAAGAAGGAGAAATGATCGGTGTTTTCCCCGAAGGAACCAGAAGTAAGACGGGGAAATTAGGAAAAGGACTTGCGGGAGTCGGTTTTTTTGCTCTCAGATCAGATGCCTATGTCGTTCCAAGTGCCATTACCGGATCGTACAAACCTTTTTCCAGGCTGACAATCATATATGGTGAACCTGTGGATATGCAGACACTGAGAGAAAACAAAGCTTCAGCGGAAGAAGCTACAGAAGCTATTATGAAATCCATCGGAGATCTGCTGATAAAACACGAATCAAAAAAAGGTTAG
- a CDS encoding flagellar brake protein, which translates to MISVGDTIYLEINNGADRKRRYRSKVTDFNDTTIYIQDIPEGSVLLDGILMKAWFLGKDEAIYLFETAVTGKMKSNAPVIALSKPDSKKMIRIQRRQYVRVEAFLDVAVYPYKTDFTPFTTISSDISGGGLKIELPEDHELVSGNEVLLYLPLCFQQGETEYCEVTAEVLRISRGAVIKASLSFKKIKEKDRQKLIRFCYEKQVAMRHKEKSF; encoded by the coding sequence TTGATTTCAGTTGGTGATACTATTTATCTTGAAATAAATAATGGAGCGGACAGAAAGAGAAGGTACCGCAGTAAAGTAACCGATTTTAACGATACAACAATCTATATTCAGGATATTCCTGAAGGATCTGTCCTCCTGGATGGAATCCTGATGAAAGCGTGGTTCCTTGGAAAGGATGAAGCGATTTACCTGTTTGAAACAGCAGTGACCGGTAAAATGAAAAGTAATGCGCCAGTAATTGCGCTGAGTAAACCTGATTCAAAAAAAATGATCAGAATACAACGGAGGCAGTATGTCAGGGTGGAAGCTTTCCTTGATGTTGCTGTCTACCCGTATAAGACTGACTTTACACCGTTTACCACGATCTCTTCGGATATCAGTGGAGGGGGGCTGAAGATCGAGCTTCCTGAAGACCATGAACTGGTATCTGGAAATGAAGTACTTCTATATCTGCCTCTTTGTTTTCAGCAGGGTGAAACTGAATACTGTGAAGTTACTGCTGAAGTGCTCAGAATCAGCAGAGGAGCTGTAATCAAAGCGTCTCTTTCATTTAAAAAAATAAAGGAAAAAGACCGTCAGAAGCTGATTCGGTTCTGCTATGAAAAGCAAGTGGCAATGAGGCATAAAGAGAAGTCTTTTTAA
- the ypeB gene encoding germination protein YpeB, with protein sequence MIRSIIIGVLAVGVIGTGYWGYLEHQEKNAILIQSENNYQRAFHELTYNLDHLHDELGSTLAMNSRERLSPSLTDVWRITSEAQNDLGQLPLALMPFSKTEEFLYKIGDFSYKNAIRDLEQEPLSEDEYESLKELYHQSGEIQNEMRKVQSMVLDDHLKWMDVEMALASQDGPGDNAIIDGFQVIDEKAGQFSEAYTGDEGNRRQQDEEIAKAVEDLDEIDKQEAVNIAGEFLEREGKLEADVEETGDGLAYKAYSLTIEDPEDGHYIYMDITKKGGKPVYLLEDRQVESSEVSLYDASEKAKKFLDKNGFENMQLVDSKQYDNVGVFKFAYLVEDIRVYTDAAVVEVALDNKDIIGYEGFSYIANHHDRKPMEAGLSEEEARESLNPALEVMEYHKAIIENELEEEVLCYEFFGVIDDDTYRIFINADNGREEKVEKMDRAEPVYNFS encoded by the coding sequence ATGATTCGTTCAATTATTATTGGAGTATTGGCAGTAGGAGTAATCGGGACCGGCTATTGGGGCTACCTTGAACATCAGGAAAAAAATGCGATTCTTATTCAGTCTGAAAATAATTACCAAAGGGCTTTTCACGAACTCACATACAACCTTGATCATCTGCACGATGAACTGGGCTCTACTCTGGCAATGAATTCAAGAGAGAGGCTTTCTCCTTCTCTGACAGATGTATGGAGAATAACATCTGAGGCGCAAAATGACCTCGGTCAGCTTCCTCTGGCGCTGATGCCATTCAGTAAAACGGAAGAGTTCCTGTATAAAATTGGTGACTTCTCCTACAAGAATGCAATAAGAGATCTTGAACAGGAGCCTCTGTCAGAAGATGAGTATGAGTCGTTAAAAGAACTGTATCACCAGTCAGGGGAGATACAAAATGAAATGAGAAAAGTCCAGAGCATGGTTCTTGATGACCACCTTAAATGGATGGACGTAGAGATGGCGCTGGCATCACAGGATGGGCCTGGAGACAATGCGATTATAGACGGCTTCCAGGTCATCGACGAAAAAGCCGGTCAGTTCTCAGAAGCCTATACTGGTGACGAAGGAAACCGCCGTCAACAGGACGAAGAAATTGCAAAAGCGGTTGAAGACTTGGATGAAATAGACAAGCAAGAGGCAGTTAATATTGCAGGGGAGTTTCTCGAGCGGGAAGGAAAGCTGGAAGCTGATGTTGAGGAAACGGGAGATGGCCTTGCATACAAAGCTTACAGCCTGACCATCGAGGACCCGGAAGATGGACACTACATTTACATGGATATTACAAAAAAAGGCGGGAAGCCTGTTTACCTTCTGGAAGACAGACAAGTTGAATCATCTGAAGTAAGCTTGTACGATGCTTCTGAGAAAGCTAAAAAATTCCTTGACAAGAACGGATTTGAAAACATGCAGCTCGTAGACAGTAAGCAGTACGATAATGTTGGTGTATTTAAATTCGCTTATCTGGTTGAGGACATCCGGGTGTATACAGATGCAGCTGTAGTGGAAGTAGCCCTGGATAACAAAGACATCATCGGATATGAGGGCTTTTCCTACATTGCCAATCACCATGACCGTAAGCCGATGGAAGCCGGACTAAGTGAAGAAGAGGCAAGGGAAAGTCTTAACCCTGCACTTGAAGTGATGGAGTATCATAAAGCCATCATCGAAAATGAACTTGAGGAAGAAGTTCTTTGCTATGAATTTTTCGGCGTCATTGATGATGATACCTACCGTATTTTCATTAACGCCGACAATGGACGTGAAGAGAAGGTAGAGAAAATGGATCGGGCGGAACCCGTTTATAATTTCAGCTAA
- a CDS encoding YpzI family protein, giving the protein MGKDRQEKKLKQSKRTESDRDQSLHYDGAAGLENAQSANKRQRER; this is encoded by the coding sequence TTGGGTAAAGACAGACAGGAGAAGAAACTAAAACAGTCAAAAAGAACAGAGTCTGACCGTGATCAGTCCCTACACTATGATGGAGCAGCAGGGCTTGAAAATGCTCAGAGCGCAAACAAAAGACAGAGAGAGCGATAA
- the rpsA gene encoding 30S ribosomal protein S1: MSEEMNNEMAEVKSFSVGEIVTGTVTKVEEKQAYVNVGYKTDGVVPISELSSLHVEKVSDVLSEGDEIQLKVTKASDDELVLSKRAVAAEKAWEDMEEKLQNGDTFNAEVADVVKGGLVVDVGVRGFIPASLVERHYVEDFSDYKGKSLRLKVVEMDREKNKLILSQRAVLDAEAQNRKRSTLENIHEGDVIEGTVQRLTDFGAFVDIGGVDGLVHISQMAHHHVDTPSEVVSEGDQIKVKVLGVDPDNERISLSIKETLPGPWEQIEGKVKSGDVVTGTVKRLVSFGAFIEIAPGVEGLVHISQIANRHIGTPGEVLEEGQEVQAKVLDVNINDKRISLSIRSLEEEAEVKQNKKVEKEYQKEDDSSGFSLGDMIGDQLKKYK, encoded by the coding sequence ATGTCAGAAGAAATGAACAATGAAATGGCGGAAGTGAAGTCATTTTCCGTCGGGGAAATCGTTACCGGAACGGTAACCAAAGTTGAAGAAAAACAAGCGTATGTTAACGTCGGATATAAAACGGACGGCGTGGTTCCTATCAGTGAACTTTCGAGCCTGCATGTTGAAAAAGTAAGCGACGTGCTGTCAGAGGGAGACGAAATCCAGCTTAAGGTAACAAAAGCTTCAGACGATGAGCTCGTTTTATCAAAGCGTGCTGTAGCTGCTGAAAAAGCATGGGAAGACATGGAAGAGAAACTTCAGAACGGAGATACGTTCAACGCTGAAGTGGCAGATGTTGTTAAAGGAGGCCTCGTTGTTGACGTCGGTGTCCGCGGATTTATTCCGGCATCCCTCGTAGAGCGTCATTACGTTGAGGACTTCTCGGATTATAAGGGCAAATCTCTTCGCCTGAAGGTCGTTGAGATGGACCGTGAAAAGAATAAACTTATTTTGTCTCAAAGAGCTGTTCTAGACGCAGAAGCGCAAAATCGTAAGCGTTCCACACTGGAAAATATTCATGAAGGAGACGTCATTGAAGGAACGGTCCAGCGATTAACTGACTTCGGTGCTTTCGTGGATATCGGCGGCGTTGACGGCCTTGTTCATATTTCCCAGATGGCTCACCATCACGTGGACACACCTTCTGAAGTTGTCAGTGAAGGGGACCAGATTAAAGTTAAAGTTCTTGGAGTGGATCCGGATAACGAGCGTATTTCCTTATCCATTAAAGAAACGCTTCCGGGGCCATGGGAACAGATTGAAGGTAAAGTAAAGTCAGGGGACGTAGTAACCGGGACTGTTAAACGACTGGTTTCCTTTGGTGCATTTATTGAAATAGCACCGGGGGTTGAAGGCCTTGTTCACATTTCCCAGATTGCGAACCGTCACATAGGGACTCCTGGTGAAGTACTTGAAGAAGGACAGGAAGTCCAGGCGAAAGTACTTGACGTAAACATTAACGATAAGCGCATTTCACTCAGCATCCGCTCACTGGAAGAGGAAGCTGAAGTTAAGCAGAACAAAAAGGTGGAAAAGGAATATCAGAAAGAAGATGATTCCTCAGGCTTTTCTCTTGGTGATATGATTGGAGATCAATTAAAGAAATACAAATAA
- the cmk gene encoding (d)CMP kinase has translation MKQPINISIDGPAGAGKSTVARQVADALSFTYIDTGAMYRALTYEALKHHVDVHNEARVMSLLKDMEITLENEGMTSRVYVNEEDVTDAVRLNEVTNNVSFIAKHEKIRIEMVKKQQEMAESKRTVMDGRDIGTAVLPDAEVKVFLTASVEERARRRHQEHLDKGIPSDLSVLIEEIARRDKIDSEREFAPLKKAHDAVEVDSTSMSIEEVIQTILQLVRERTNGSE, from the coding sequence ATGAAACAACCGATTAATATTTCAATTGACGGACCAGCTGGTGCAGGTAAAAGTACTGTGGCCAGACAAGTGGCAGATGCGTTATCTTTTACCTATATAGATACCGGTGCTATGTACCGGGCCCTGACATATGAAGCGCTGAAGCATCACGTTGATGTACATAATGAAGCCCGTGTCATGTCCCTCCTCAAAGATATGGAGATCACCCTGGAAAATGAGGGTATGACAAGCCGTGTATATGTTAACGAAGAAGATGTTACTGACGCTGTCCGGTTAAATGAAGTAACGAATAACGTATCATTTATCGCCAAACACGAAAAAATCCGTATTGAGATGGTGAAAAAACAACAGGAAATGGCAGAATCCAAACGTACTGTCATGGATGGCCGTGATATTGGAACTGCTGTACTCCCTGATGCTGAAGTAAAGGTATTTCTCACAGCATCAGTTGAAGAAAGAGCAAGACGCAGGCATCAGGAGCATCTGGATAAAGGTATTCCATCTGATCTTTCTGTACTAATTGAAGAGATTGCAAGAAGGGATAAAATTGACTCTGAACGGGAGTTTGCCCCTTTGAAGAAAGCACATGACGCTGTAGAAGTTGATTCCACCTCCATGAGTATCGAAGAAGTGATACAGACGATTTTGCAGCTTGTCAGGGAAAGGACGAATGGCAGTGAATAA
- the der gene encoding ribosome biogenesis GTPase Der, whose translation MPKPVVAIVGRPNVGKSTIFNRIVGERIAIVEDKPGVTRDRIYGNGEWLNHEFHLIDTGGIEMTDEPLLTQMRYQAELAIEEADVIIFVVNGRDGITGADEEVSQLLFRSKKPIVLGVNKMDDPTLHEKMYEFYSLGIGDPVAISGSHGLGLGDLLDEVTGRFGNIAEDDYDDDTVRISLIGRPNVGKSSLVNAMLGEERVIVSDIPGTTRDAIDTPFERDGKDYVIIDTAGMRKKGKVYETTEKYSVIRAMRAIERSDVVLMVINAEEGLIEQDKRIAGYAHEEGRAVIIVVNKWDVLEKDDKTMRDFEQKIRDEFLFMDYAPILFVSAKTKQRLHKVLPLVEEVSESHNQRVPTNVLNDLIVDAVTMNPTPTDHGGRRLRINYATQVAVAPPTFVLFVNDPELLHFSYRRYLENKIRDTFDFMGTPIRIYARKKND comes from the coding sequence ATGCCTAAACCGGTAGTTGCTATTGTAGGACGTCCAAATGTAGGGAAATCCACAATTTTTAATCGAATAGTAGGAGAACGTATTGCGATTGTAGAAGATAAACCAGGAGTTACCCGTGACCGGATATATGGGAACGGAGAATGGCTGAACCATGAATTTCACCTGATCGACACAGGCGGGATCGAAATGACTGACGAACCGCTTCTTACCCAGATGCGTTATCAGGCGGAACTGGCAATAGAAGAGGCCGATGTTATTATCTTTGTTGTAAACGGACGTGATGGGATTACAGGAGCTGACGAAGAAGTATCCCAGCTTCTGTTCCGCTCGAAAAAGCCGATAGTCCTTGGTGTTAACAAAATGGACGATCCGACACTCCATGAAAAGATGTATGAATTTTACAGCCTGGGAATAGGTGATCCTGTTGCTATATCCGGATCTCACGGTCTTGGACTTGGAGATCTGCTTGATGAAGTAACCGGCAGGTTTGGGAATATTGCAGAAGATGATTATGATGATGATACGGTCAGAATCAGCTTAATCGGACGTCCGAACGTCGGGAAGAGTTCTCTTGTTAATGCTATGCTTGGTGAAGAGCGGGTTATTGTAAGTGACATTCCAGGAACTACGAGAGATGCGATCGATACTCCCTTTGAAAGAGACGGTAAAGATTATGTAATTATTGATACTGCTGGAATGCGTAAAAAGGGAAAAGTGTATGAGACCACTGAAAAATACAGTGTAATCAGGGCGATGAGAGCGATAGAGAGATCTGACGTTGTTTTGATGGTTATAAATGCGGAAGAAGGCCTTATTGAACAGGACAAGCGTATCGCAGGCTATGCTCATGAAGAGGGGCGTGCTGTTATCATCGTCGTCAACAAATGGGATGTACTTGAAAAAGACGATAAGACTATGAGGGACTTTGAACAAAAGATCAGAGATGAGTTTTTGTTTATGGACTATGCTCCTATTTTGTTTGTATCTGCAAAAACAAAACAAAGACTTCATAAGGTGCTTCCCCTTGTTGAAGAAGTGAGCGAGTCTCACAATCAGCGCGTTCCTACCAATGTATTGAATGACCTGATTGTCGATGCAGTTACAATGAACCCGACTCCGACGGATCACGGTGGAAGAAGACTTAGAATCAATTATGCCACCCAGGTAGCTGTTGCACCTCCGACATTTGTTCTGTTTGTCAATGACCCTGAGCTTCTCCACTTCTCCTACCGGCGCTATCTGGAGAATAAAATCCGGGACACATTTGATTTCATGGGCACCCCTATCCGAATTTATGCAAGAAAGAAAAATGATTAA
- a CDS encoding YphA family membrane protein: MDGFWFLWSAWLTVLYISFFSDSKRSSFLYVSLALSVIICSGIVVPAPGAAVGCSAVILLFTGYLLLTHQAKTDVFRTLFLSLCTALLYGWLEFVYFYEPVWMLFSHKTTSVVLMSTLLILTGKSLRLRASALFTGFFQGQVGFWFYTILTVRPGGGIYTVGGMDRLDILGLCFLSAAGFSAFEWAAARIRERVLSQAGLPSVAGKKVNA; encoded by the coding sequence GTGGATGGTTTTTGGTTTTTATGGTCTGCCTGGCTTACGGTACTGTATATTTCTTTTTTTTCGGACTCAAAACGTTCTTCTTTCCTATATGTATCCCTGGCATTATCAGTGATTATTTGTTCCGGGATAGTTGTGCCTGCACCCGGCGCAGCTGTCGGATGTTCAGCTGTTATATTACTGTTTACCGGGTACCTGCTTTTAACGCATCAGGCGAAAACGGATGTTTTCAGAACATTGTTTCTCAGCCTTTGTACAGCACTTTTATACGGGTGGCTTGAGTTTGTTTATTTTTATGAACCTGTATGGATGCTTTTTTCCCACAAAACAACCTCTGTTGTCCTTATGTCCACTTTGCTTATTTTGACGGGAAAATCTTTACGTCTGCGTGCTTCCGCATTATTTACCGGCTTCTTCCAGGGTCAGGTGGGATTTTGGTTTTATACGATTCTCACTGTAAGGCCCGGGGGAGGAATATATACAGTAGGGGGGATGGACCGCCTTGATATCCTGGGTCTTTGTTTTCTTTCCGCAGCTGGATTCTCTGCGTTTGAATGGGCAGCAGCACGCATAAGGGAGAGGGTGCTGAGCCAGGCAGGTCTCCCTTCTGTTGCAGGGAAAAAAGTCAACGCATAA
- a CDS encoding DUF2768 domain-containing protein, with protein sequence MDDGLTKMWVSFFAMGLMFVSVIMTIVSREKLKGWVQRVFLTISFICMIVAGFIIFVVVFTGPVPE encoded by the coding sequence ATGGATGATGGTTTAACGAAAATGTGGGTAAGCTTTTTTGCTATGGGACTGATGTTCGTCTCGGTTATTATGACGATTGTATCCCGGGAAAAGCTTAAAGGCTGGGTCCAGAGAGTGTTTTTGACAATCAGCTTTATTTGTATGATAGTAGCGGGCTTTATTATTTTTGTTGTTGTATTTACAGGCCCTGTACCTGAATAA
- the plsY gene encoding glycerol-3-phosphate 1-O-acyltransferase PlsY, producing MYFIISVIVAYLLGSISFSVIIARKIMQVDIRQHGSGNAGATNTLRVLGVGPAIVVLLLDCLKGIIAVLGALYFTGGDAFIASAAGLAAIAGHNWPVYYGFRGGKGVATTIGVLASLVFLPALLAGAIAILSIIFTRFVSLGSLLFISGTTIIVFIFSLTGSYSSDYLYFLIVITVLSFWRHRTNIERLIKGTESKIGQKATAN from the coding sequence ATGTATTTTATCATTTCTGTCATTGTGGCTTACTTGCTTGGTTCGATTAGTTTCAGTGTAATTATTGCAAGAAAAATCATGCAGGTGGACATCCGCCAGCACGGGAGCGGCAATGCAGGTGCCACAAATACTCTTCGGGTACTTGGGGTGGGGCCTGCCATCGTTGTGCTTTTACTTGACTGTCTTAAAGGAATAATCGCCGTTTTGGGAGCACTTTATTTTACCGGCGGGGATGCATTTATTGCCAGTGCAGCCGGTCTTGCTGCTATTGCCGGTCACAACTGGCCTGTTTATTACGGGTTTCGAGGAGGCAAAGGTGTTGCCACAACAATCGGCGTTTTAGCCAGCCTTGTTTTTCTGCCTGCATTACTGGCAGGTGCAATTGCTATTTTAAGTATTATCTTTACCCGTTTTGTTTCTCTTGGCTCTTTACTTTTTATTTCGGGTACGACCATTATAGTGTTTATTTTCAGTCTTACCGGCTCTTATTCAAGTGATTATTTATATTTTTTGATTGTCATTACTGTTTTATCATTCTGGAGGCACCGCACTAATATTGAAAGACTGATAAAGGGGACGGAAAGTAAAATCGGACAAAAAGCAACCGCGAATTGA
- a CDS encoding NAD(P)H-dependent glycerol-3-phosphate dehydrogenase: MPSITVLGAGSWGTALSVVLADNNHQVTLWGRSADSAREINENHTNVKYLPGVLLPETIQATNDLQEALKGSDTILLVVPTKAMRDILKDIKSNLERPVTFVHASKGIEPETYLRVSEIIEEEIPENLRKAVVVLSGPSHAEEVSTRQPTTVTSSSVNMKAAEFVQDLFMNTNFRVYTNPDLIGVEIGGSLKNIIALGAGMTSGLGYGDNAKAALMTRGLAEIARLGMKLGAKPMTFAGLSGLGDLIVTCTSVHSRNWRAGNMIGKGRTVPEVLEEMGMVVEGIRTTKAAYQLASLEKVDMPITSGLYDVLFNGKEPEAAVEELMGRVKKHEVEDLKLGETDPLNDMEP, encoded by the coding sequence ATGCCATCAATTACAGTCCTTGGAGCAGGAAGCTGGGGAACTGCTCTCTCCGTTGTATTAGCAGACAATAATCACCAGGTAACATTGTGGGGGCGTTCAGCCGATTCAGCACGTGAAATAAATGAAAATCACACTAATGTAAAATACTTACCGGGTGTTTTGCTCCCTGAAACCATCCAGGCGACGAATGATCTTCAAGAAGCCTTAAAAGGCAGTGACACCATTCTGCTGGTCGTTCCAACTAAAGCCATGAGGGATATTCTTAAGGATATCAAATCAAACCTTGAGCGCCCTGTAACCTTTGTGCATGCCAGCAAAGGGATTGAGCCAGAAACATATCTTAGGGTTTCTGAAATTATAGAAGAGGAAATACCCGAAAACCTCAGGAAGGCAGTTGTAGTCCTTTCAGGGCCATCACATGCGGAAGAAGTAAGTACAAGACAGCCGACAACAGTTACGAGCTCATCCGTGAATATGAAGGCTGCTGAATTTGTTCAGGATTTGTTTATGAATACAAACTTCAGAGTTTATACGAATCCCGACCTCATAGGGGTTGAAATCGGAGGTTCTCTGAAAAACATCATTGCCCTTGGCGCCGGAATGACCAGTGGACTTGGTTACGGAGATAATGCAAAGGCAGCTCTTATGACCAGAGGACTGGCTGAAATTGCACGCCTTGGAATGAAACTCGGTGCCAAGCCGATGACTTTTGCAGGTCTTTCAGGTCTTGGAGACCTTATCGTAACCTGTACAAGCGTCCACAGCAGAAACTGGCGTGCCGGGAATATGATCGGAAAAGGCAGGACTGTTCCCGAAGTCCTTGAGGAGATGGGGATGGTTGTAGAAGGCATCCGTACCACAAAAGCAGCCTACCAGCTCGCTTCACTTGAAAAAGTGGACATGCCGATTACAAGCGGGCTATACGATGTATTGTTCAATGGTAAAGAGCCAGAGGCTGCAGTTGAGGAACTGATGGGCCGGGTTAAAAAGCATGAAGTAGAAGATTTGAAATTAGGGGAAACAGACCCACTGAATGATATGGAACCTTAA